The Limnochorda sp. LNt genome includes a region encoding these proteins:
- a CDS encoding acetylornithine transaminase, translating to MADETRPQAASDVMALAARYLMGTYRREPVVIVRGSGSRVWDAEGRCYLDFVSGLGVNAVGHCHPRVVQALTQQASRLLHVSNLYYIEPQALLAKWLVEHGPFDRAFFCNSGAEAVEAAIKLARRHQRNLGQDRFEIVTALGSFHGRTMGALSATGQPRYHAGFEPLVPGFRYVPFDDPQALDQAVGPQTAAILLEVVQGEGGVHPASRAFVEAARRAADRAGALLIVDEVQTGLGRTGRLFAFEHYGVVPDAVALAKALGGGVAIGALLAREPAASAFGPGQHASTFGGNPLACAAALAAMQVLEEEDLVGRAERMGAYLRERLVAMARRTGHVSEVRGIGLMLAVELDGPARPVADVCRARGLLVNVVTERALRLLPPLVIDEREADEAVAILESAIAEAAGR from the coding sequence ATGGCGGACGAGACGCGGCCGCAGGCCGCCTCCGACGTGATGGCCCTGGCAGCCCGCTACCTGATGGGCACCTACCGCCGCGAACCCGTCGTGATCGTGCGGGGGAGCGGCAGCCGGGTCTGGGATGCCGAGGGACGATGCTACCTCGACTTCGTCTCGGGCCTCGGCGTGAACGCCGTGGGACACTGCCATCCCCGGGTGGTACAGGCATTGACCCAGCAGGCCTCCCGGCTCCTGCACGTCTCCAACCTCTACTACATCGAGCCGCAGGCGTTGCTGGCGAAGTGGCTCGTCGAGCACGGGCCCTTCGACAGGGCCTTTTTTTGTAACAGCGGGGCCGAGGCGGTGGAGGCCGCCATCAAGCTGGCGCGCCGCCACCAGCGCAATCTAGGCCAGGACCGCTTCGAGATCGTGACGGCTCTCGGCTCCTTCCACGGGCGCACCATGGGGGCGCTGTCGGCCACGGGACAGCCGCGCTACCACGCCGGCTTCGAGCCGCTGGTGCCGGGTTTCCGCTACGTGCCCTTCGACGACCCCCAGGCGCTGGACCAGGCCGTCGGCCCGCAGACCGCCGCCATCCTGCTGGAGGTGGTGCAGGGCGAGGGAGGGGTGCACCCGGCCAGCCGGGCCTTCGTCGAGGCGGCCCGTCGAGCGGCGGACCGGGCGGGGGCCCTGCTGATCGTCGACGAGGTGCAAACCGGCCTCGGGCGCACGGGGCGACTCTTCGCCTTCGAGCACTACGGTGTCGTGCCCGATGCCGTGGCCCTCGCCAAGGCGCTGGGCGGGGGCGTCGCCATCGGCGCGTTGCTGGCCAGGGAGCCAGCGGCCTCGGCCTTCGGGCCCGGTCAGCATGCCTCCACCTTCGGCGGCAATCCCCTGGCCTGCGCCGCGGCCCTGGCGGCCATGCAGGTGCTGGAGGAGGAGGACCTGGTGGGCCGCGCCGAGCGCATGGGCGCCTACCTGCGTGAGCGCCTCGTGGCCATGGCGCGGCGCACCGGACACGTCTCGGAGGTGCGCGGGATCGGCCTGATGCTGGCCGTCGAGCTGGACGGGCCGGCGCGCCCCGTGGCCGATGTGTGCCGTGCCCGGGGACTCCTGGTCAACGTGGTGACGGAGCGGGCCCTGAGGCTCTTGCCCCCGCTCGTCATCGACGAGAGGGAGGCCGACGAGGCGGTGGCCATCCTGGAGTCCGCCATCGCCGAGGCGGCCGGACGTTAG
- the argJ gene encoding bifunctional glutamate N-acetyltransferase/amino-acid acetyltransferase ArgJ yields the protein MHRPAASPLPGLASADETLTGLAWGVTFPEPFEAAGVHCGIKHKRPDLAVIHSPVDCSAAAVLTRNRVKAAPLRVTQEHLLAAPGRIRAIVVNSGNANACTGPRGMADARAMAEVCAGELGVDPEQVLVASTGVIGVPLPMERVRAGIQQACQRLSRAGGPDAAIAIMTTDRRPKALAFTLGLGDGRVVRVGGMAKGSGMIHPDMATMLAFLTTDAPVEPRHLQRLLREVTERTFNMITVDGDTSTNDMAILLASGQAGGEPLAPGTEDFARLQAGIERLASYLAKEIARDGEGATRLVEVRVTGARTQAEARTCARAIAGSNLVKTAIHGADPNWGRIAAAAGYSGVEMDPDGFSVWLGDVPVAAGGQEVPFDEAAARSALTAPEVRLTIDLGTGGRHEAIAWTCDMSEEYVRINASYRS from the coding sequence ATGCACAGACCCGCCGCATCCCCGCTGCCGGGCCTGGCGTCCGCCGATGAGACCCTGACCGGGCTGGCCTGGGGCGTCACCTTCCCGGAGCCCTTCGAGGCGGCAGGCGTCCATTGCGGCATCAAGCACAAGCGCCCGGACCTGGCCGTCATCCATTCGCCGGTGGACTGCTCGGCCGCCGCCGTCCTGACCCGCAACCGGGTGAAGGCGGCGCCCCTGCGGGTGACCCAGGAGCATCTGCTGGCGGCTCCCGGCCGCATCCGTGCCATCGTGGTCAACAGCGGCAACGCCAACGCCTGCACCGGCCCGAGGGGCATGGCCGACGCCAGGGCCATGGCCGAGGTCTGCGCCGGGGAGCTCGGCGTCGATCCCGAACAGGTGCTGGTGGCCTCCACCGGCGTCATCGGCGTGCCGCTACCCATGGAGCGGGTGCGCGCGGGCATCCAGCAGGCATGCCAGCGGCTCTCCCGGGCGGGTGGGCCCGATGCCGCCATCGCCATCATGACCACGGACCGCCGCCCCAAGGCCCTGGCCTTCACCCTCGGGCTCGGCGACGGTCGAGTGGTGCGGGTGGGCGGCATGGCCAAGGGGTCCGGGATGATCCATCCTGACATGGCCACCATGCTGGCCTTCCTGACCACGGATGCGCCCGTCGAGCCGCGCCACCTGCAGCGGCTGCTGCGCGAGGTGACCGAGCGCACCTTCAACATGATCACCGTCGACGGCGACACCAGCACCAACGACATGGCCATCCTCCTGGCCAGCGGGCAGGCAGGCGGGGAGCCCCTCGCGCCGGGGACGGAGGATTTCGCGCGACTGCAAGCAGGAATCGAACGCCTGGCCTCGTACCTGGCGAAGGAAATCGCCCGGGACGGCGAGGGTGCGACGCGCCTGGTGGAGGTGCGGGTGACGGGAGCCCGTACCCAAGCCGAGGCGCGCACTTGTGCGCGGGCCATCGCCGGCTCCAACCTGGTCAAGACGGCGATCCACGGTGCGGACCCCAACTGGGGCCGGATCGCGGCCGCGGCGGGGTATTCCGGGGTGGAGATGGACCCCGACGGCTTCTCGGTCTGGCTGGGCGACGTGCCGGTCGCGGCCGGGGGGCAGGAGGTGCCCTTCGACGAAGCGGCGGCCCGGTCGGCGCTGACGGCCCCCGAGGTGCGCCTCACCATCGACCTGGGCACCGGCGGCCGCCACGAGGCCATCGCGTGGACCTGCGACATGAGCGAGGAGTACGTGCGCATCAACGCCAGCTACCGCAGCTGA
- a CDS encoding ribonuclease H-like domain-containing protein: protein MTLRYGQGREWQPSGGAGPIWRIDGLIEPQDAGLRAPEESGTERLGAWVRRLRLVRGVGPVRQRRLQASGYQDLVALQRHPAYGADARQAWGAVVERRLEELRRRKVREGELLSMYEAAELVFFDIETLGLAPVFPVFLAGLLRAERDGWRCTLLLARTPEEEPALLAGAETLLREGRAVVTYNGRGFDVPFLAMRRAVNGQPAPAGWPGVAVLDLLGEARRRFKGVLGDARLETVDRYLRWARPAQGLPSRLVPEHYRRFVESGDPAWIEPVLEHNLQDLLAMANLWGVVADAPDPVREMP from the coding sequence GTGACCCTCCGGTACGGCCAGGGCCGGGAGTGGCAGCCGTCGGGGGGCGCCGGCCCGATATGGCGCATCGACGGGCTCATCGAGCCGCAGGATGCTGGCTTACGCGCGCCCGAGGAGTCGGGGACGGAGCGTCTGGGAGCGTGGGTACGCCGGCTCCGCCTGGTCAGGGGGGTCGGACCGGTCCGCCAGCGCCGCCTGCAGGCGAGCGGCTACCAGGATCTCGTCGCCCTTCAGCGCCACCCGGCCTACGGGGCCGACGCCCGCCAGGCGTGGGGGGCCGTGGTCGAGCGTCGGCTGGAGGAGCTGCGCCGGCGCAAGGTGCGGGAGGGGGAGCTCCTCTCGATGTACGAGGCGGCGGAGCTCGTCTTCTTCGACATCGAGACGCTGGGCCTGGCGCCGGTCTTCCCCGTCTTCCTGGCGGGCCTGCTGCGGGCAGAGCGCGACGGGTGGCGGTGCACCCTGCTGCTGGCCCGCACCCCTGAGGAGGAGCCGGCCCTGCTGGCGGGGGCCGAGACGCTGCTGCGCGAGGGCCGTGCGGTCGTCACCTACAACGGGCGCGGCTTCGACGTGCCGTTCCTGGCCATGCGGCGAGCCGTCAACGGGCAGCCGGCGCCGGCGGGCTGGCCGGGAGTGGCGGTGCTCGACCTCCTCGGCGAGGCGAGGCGGCGCTTCAAAGGCGTGCTGGGCGACGCCCGGCTGGAGACGGTGGACCGCTACCTGCGATGGGCTCGGCCGGCGCAGGGCCTGCCCTCCCGGCTGGTGCCCGAGCACTATCGCCGCTTCGTGGAGAGCGGAGACCCGGCCTGGATCGAGCCCGTGCTCGAGCACAACCTCCAGGACTTGCTGGCCATGGCCAACCTCTGGGGGGTCGTGGCCGACGCCCCCGATCCCGTGCGGGAGATGCCGTGA
- a CDS encoding class I SAM-dependent methyltransferase, giving the protein MNEHYFTREPASPHRPAEVVFEWRDVRLRLHTDRGMFSYRRIDPGTRLLATQFVPDGPGRVADLGAGYGALGLMLAARFPDLSMVMVEINQRAARLCRANAARNGLRAQVLVGDGLAALGPGSLDAVVTNPPVRAGRSVIYRWMQQAAQALRPGGTFWMVVRTRQGAASLARAVEARIGPVELMERGGGYRVFRARKSGPAP; this is encoded by the coding sequence GTGAACGAGCACTACTTCACCCGGGAGCCCGCCTCGCCCCACCGTCCCGCCGAGGTCGTCTTCGAGTGGCGCGACGTGCGGCTGCGCCTGCATACGGATCGGGGGATGTTCTCGTACCGGCGGATCGACCCGGGGACTCGCCTGCTGGCGACCCAGTTCGTGCCGGACGGGCCCGGGCGCGTGGCGGATCTGGGGGCCGGCTACGGGGCGCTGGGGCTCATGCTGGCGGCCCGGTTTCCCGATCTATCGATGGTGATGGTGGAGATCAACCAACGGGCCGCCCGGCTGTGCCGGGCCAACGCCGCCCGCAACGGGCTCCGGGCGCAGGTGCTGGTGGGAGACGGTCTGGCGGCGCTGGGACCTGGGAGTCTCGATGCCGTCGTGACCAACCCCCCGGTTCGGGCGGGACGGAGCGTCATCTATAGGTGGATGCAGCAGGCGGCCCAGGCGCTGAGGCCGGGCGGGACCTTCTGGATGGTGGTGCGCACCCGGCAGGGCGCGGCCTCGCTGGCCAGGGCCGTCGAGGCCCGCATCGGTCCCGTCGAGCTGATGGAGCGGGGCGGGGGCTATCGAGTCTTTCGCGCTCGCAAGAGCGGCCCGGCCCCCTGA
- the argB gene encoding acetylglutamate kinase, with the protein MQRAGILVEALPYIRAFFGKTFVIKYGGSTMPDPDGEVQRAVALDLILLRYVGVKVVLVHGGGPAITETMRALGKEPRFVNGRRVTDAETMRVVRMVMMGLLNMDIVATINRFGGKAVGLSGHDANLMVARKRLERVESGPESPDQTVDLGFVGDIERVNPEILHLLTDQGYIPVVAPIGAGYAGESYNINADSAAGELAAALRADKLIILTDVEGILEEPGNPASLISALQVPRARRMIQEGTISAGMVPKVEACIRALEAGVPRTHIIDGRTPHALLLEIFTDRGIGTMVVS; encoded by the coding sequence GTGCAACGTGCGGGCATCCTCGTGGAGGCGCTGCCCTACATCCGTGCCTTCTTCGGCAAGACCTTCGTCATCAAGTACGGGGGCAGCACGATGCCGGACCCCGACGGCGAGGTCCAGCGCGCCGTGGCGCTGGACCTGATCCTCCTACGCTACGTGGGGGTCAAGGTCGTGCTGGTGCACGGCGGGGGCCCCGCCATCACGGAGACCATGCGAGCCCTGGGCAAAGAGCCCCGCTTCGTCAACGGACGCCGGGTGACCGACGCGGAGACGATGCGCGTCGTCCGCATGGTGATGATGGGGCTGCTCAACATGGACATCGTGGCCACCATCAACCGCTTCGGCGGCAAGGCGGTAGGCCTGTCGGGGCACGACGCCAACCTGATGGTGGCGCGCAAACGCCTGGAGCGGGTGGAGTCGGGCCCGGAGTCCCCGGACCAGACCGTGGATCTGGGCTTCGTGGGCGACATCGAGCGGGTCAACCCCGAGATCCTGCACCTGCTCACGGATCAGGGGTACATCCCCGTCGTGGCGCCCATCGGCGCCGGCTACGCCGGCGAGAGCTACAACATCAACGCCGACAGTGCCGCCGGCGAGCTGGCCGCCGCTTTGCGGGCCGACAAGCTCATCATCCTCACCGACGTCGAGGGGATCCTGGAGGAGCCCGGCAACCCGGCCTCTCTCATCTCCGCCCTGCAGGTGCCGCGGGCGCGGCGGATGATCCAGGAGGGCACCATCTCGGCGGGCATGGTGCCCAAGGTGGAGGCGTGCATCCGGGCCCTGGAGGCGGGGGTACCCCGCACCCACATCATCGACGGCCGCACCCCCCACGCCTTGCTGCTGGAGATCTTCACGGACCGCGGCATCGGCACCATGGTGGTGAGCTAG
- a CDS encoding tetratricopeptide repeat protein, whose amino-acid sequence MRRLAVWAALTVALAAGPAMAGAAEAQRSVAPGTLALRMSESMGWPDRFSAVVRVEPVAAAAGSGAVSFRVESFTPDTFRWTPMDPRGVGGTAWRGYLHLETGGPGPRFTYGYDGFPFLRALEVYFGIFRPLPEGSRLVLGQGVRLLNRSAVEAVLYDSGAGQQAHLVVDAETGLVLRASVLAPGRSQGESTPLVSAVRFDVGAAVATVEYEAPVLGDGGRMVLSRRGRVWFLSEAVVHDGAQAHRVRLEQVRLGDEAGPMTRPDVSTLQRLAGALERAQQAVQERRWEAAAAAAREALGVDPYNIRAHNLLGYAAMERGDWVTAAGAFDQIIHLAPDSPLGYNNLAYLYADKGFNLSRALSLARRAMDLSGDEPDASVLDTYGWALYRNGRIDEARQVLEQAVAASGDDPRSQAEILYHLGVVLIRMERLDEARRLLGRAIELDPDLEEAREALGLLERGEPGMIGLPAARAGGRGAAA is encoded by the coding sequence GTGCGGCGGCTGGCAGTCTGGGCCGCGTTGACGGTGGCCCTGGCCGCGGGCCCGGCCATGGCGGGCGCCGCCGAGGCCCAACGGAGCGTGGCGCCAGGCACCCTGGCCCTGCGCATGTCGGAGAGCATGGGGTGGCCGGACCGCTTCAGCGCCGTGGTGCGGGTGGAGCCGGTCGCGGCCGCGGCGGGGAGCGGCGCGGTTTCCTTCCGGGTCGAGTCCTTCACCCCCGACACGTTTCGGTGGACGCCCATGGACCCGCGAGGGGTGGGCGGGACGGCCTGGCGGGGCTACCTCCACCTGGAGACCGGGGGGCCGGGTCCTCGCTTCACCTACGGATACGACGGCTTCCCCTTCCTGAGGGCGCTCGAGGTCTACTTCGGTATCTTCCGGCCACTGCCGGAGGGATCCCGGCTGGTCCTGGGGCAGGGCGTACGCCTGCTCAACCGCTCGGCCGTGGAGGCGGTGCTGTACGATAGCGGCGCCGGGCAGCAGGCTCACCTGGTGGTCGATGCCGAGACGGGGCTGGTGCTGCGGGCCTCCGTCCTGGCACCCGGGCGCAGCCAGGGCGAGAGCACCCCGCTGGTGAGCGCCGTGCGCTTCGACGTGGGTGCTGCGGTGGCCACGGTGGAGTACGAGGCACCGGTGCTGGGCGATGGGGGCCGGATGGTCCTGAGCCGGCGAGGCCGGGTCTGGTTTCTGTCGGAGGCGGTGGTGCACGATGGCGCCCAGGCGCACCGGGTGCGGCTCGAACAGGTGCGGCTGGGCGACGAGGCCGGCCCGATGACCCGGCCCGACGTCTCGACCCTCCAGCGGCTGGCGGGGGCCCTCGAGCGAGCCCAGCAGGCCGTCCAGGAGCGGCGGTGGGAGGCCGCCGCGGCCGCGGCCCGCGAGGCGCTGGGTGTGGACCCGTACAACATCCGGGCCCACAACCTCCTGGGCTACGCGGCCATGGAGCGCGGCGACTGGGTGACGGCCGCCGGCGCCTTCGACCAGATCATCCATCTCGCGCCCGACTCGCCGCTGGGCTACAACAACCTGGCGTACCTCTACGCGGACAAGGGCTTCAACCTGTCGCGGGCGTTGTCGCTGGCCCGGCGGGCTATGGACCTCTCCGGTGACGAGCCCGACGCCTCGGTGCTCGACACCTACGGGTGGGCCCTGTATCGCAACGGGCGGATCGACGAGGCCCGTCAGGTGCTGGAGCAGGCCGTGGCCGCCTCGGGCGACGACCCGCGCTCGCAGGCCGAAATCCTCTACCACCTGGGCGTGGTCCTGATCCGCATGGAGCGCCTCGACGAGGCGCGGCGCCTGCTGGGGCGGGCGATCGAGCTCGATCCGGACCTGGAGGAGGCGCGGGAGGCCCTCGGCCTGCTCGAGAGGGGAGAGCCGGGCATGATCGGGCTTCCGGCCGCCCGGGCCGGAGGGAGGGGCGCCGCGGCGTGA
- the argC gene encoding N-acetyl-gamma-glutamyl-phosphate reductase — translation MGGSGYAAQELVRLVAQHPHLRLGWILSRSHAGQSLSAVYPHLRGLVEGRFGSPDELVDLARSVGVIFLATPAGFAAEQAPALLERGAAVVDLSADFRLDDAGLYERVYGRPHPHPELLSQAAYGLPELFGAEVARSRLVANPGCYPTAALLALAPLAAQGLLAVERPVVVSATSGISGAGSQPGPMYHLPVATENVRPYGVPGHRHTPEMRLHLGRLLRAGAGAGTGAAGVELAFIPHLVPASRGILATCVAGLREPHDTDELTQRYAAFYREAPFVRVLPPPELPETKAVQGANFCDLAVRWDPGSRSAIVMAALDNLVKGASGQAIQNVNVLMGWDQTAGLMGAPLYP, via the coding sequence GTGGGTGGCTCGGGCTACGCCGCCCAGGAGCTGGTGCGGCTCGTGGCCCAGCATCCTCACCTGAGGCTCGGGTGGATATTGTCCCGTTCGCATGCAGGCCAATCGCTGTCAGCGGTCTACCCTCATCTCCGGGGCCTGGTGGAGGGGCGGTTCGGCTCGCCCGACGAGCTTGTCGACCTGGCCCGCTCGGTGGGAGTGATCTTCCTGGCCACCCCGGCGGGCTTCGCCGCCGAGCAGGCGCCGGCCTTGCTGGAGCGCGGCGCGGCCGTGGTCGATCTGTCGGCCGACTTCCGATTGGATGACGCGGGGCTCTACGAGCGCGTCTACGGCCGGCCCCATCCCCACCCCGAGCTCCTGAGCCAGGCCGCCTACGGGTTGCCCGAGCTCTTCGGCGCCGAGGTGGCACGCTCCCGGCTCGTTGCCAATCCCGGCTGCTATCCCACAGCGGCCCTGCTCGCCCTGGCGCCGCTGGCCGCGCAGGGGCTGCTGGCCGTCGAGCGCCCCGTGGTGGTCTCGGCCACCTCGGGCATCTCGGGGGCCGGCAGCCAGCCGGGGCCGATGTATCACCTGCCGGTGGCCACCGAGAACGTCCGCCCCTACGGCGTCCCCGGCCACCGTCACACCCCCGAGATGCGGCTGCACCTGGGGCGCCTGCTCCGGGCGGGCGCGGGGGCCGGGACGGGGGCCGCCGGGGTCGAGCTGGCCTTCATCCCCCACCTGGTGCCGGCCAGCCGCGGCATCCTGGCCACGTGCGTGGCGGGCCTGCGGGAGCCGCACGACACCGACGAGTTGACGCAACGCTACGCGGCCTTCTACCGGGAGGCGCCCTTCGTGCGGGTGCTCCCGCCGCCCGAGCTGCCCGAGACCAAGGCGGTGCAGGGGGCCAACTTCTGCGACCTGGCGGTCCGGTGGGATCCCGGCTCCCGTTCGGCCATCGTGATGGCGGCCCTGGACAACCTGGTCAAGGGTGCCAGCGGCCAGGCCATTCAAAACGTCAACGTCCTCATGGGGTGGGACCAGACCGCGGGCCTCATGGGGGCGCCCCTCTACCCGTGA
- the murA gene encoding UDP-N-acetylglucosamine 1-carboxyvinyltransferase: MIQEMATLVRARDRVRVRGGMRLSGRLRVSGAKNAAVALLPATLLASAPVELAQVPEITDVEVMVSILRKLGAQVDFEDGVARVWPDGPISHEVPYEDAKRVRASSLLLGALLARQGRAVVPLPGGCDIGPRPLDLHLKGLGELGARVRVEHGYVVAEADRLVGSEIYLDFPSVGATENLMMAATAAEGTTVIYNAAKEPEVVDLANFLTAMGARVVGAGTDLVRIQGGSRLTGTSYTIIPDRIEAGTYLLAALATRGEIVLENVIPKHLESLLAKLEEAGARIEVGLDHLAASCPRRPSAISVKTLPYPGFPTDLQPQLTAFLLTAEGTSIVTERVFEDRFRHVDELKRMGAQIRTDSRTAIISGVERLTGAPVTATDLRTGAALVIAALSATGETVIDQFHHVRRGYDRMVEKLAELGADIEYW; this comes from the coding sequence ATGATCCAGGAGATGGCCACCCTGGTCAGGGCCCGGGATCGGGTGCGGGTGCGCGGCGGCATGCGGCTGTCGGGCCGGCTCCGGGTGAGCGGTGCCAAGAACGCGGCGGTGGCGCTGCTCCCCGCGACCCTGCTGGCGTCGGCGCCCGTCGAACTCGCCCAGGTGCCCGAGATCACCGACGTCGAGGTGATGGTGAGCATCCTCCGCAAGCTGGGGGCCCAGGTCGACTTCGAGGATGGGGTCGCCCGGGTCTGGCCGGATGGGCCCATCTCGCACGAGGTGCCCTACGAGGATGCCAAGCGGGTGCGCGCCTCCTCGCTGCTGCTGGGGGCGCTCCTGGCGAGGCAGGGGCGGGCCGTGGTGCCGTTGCCGGGGGGCTGCGACATCGGGCCCAGGCCGCTCGATCTGCACCTCAAGGGGCTGGGCGAGCTGGGGGCCCGCGTGCGGGTGGAGCACGGTTACGTGGTCGCCGAGGCCGATCGCCTCGTCGGCAGCGAGATCTACCTCGACTTCCCCAGCGTGGGCGCGACCGAAAACCTGATGATGGCCGCCACCGCCGCCGAGGGGACCACGGTCATCTACAACGCGGCCAAGGAGCCCGAGGTCGTCGACCTGGCCAACTTCCTGACCGCCATGGGCGCCCGGGTGGTGGGGGCCGGGACCGACCTGGTGCGCATCCAGGGCGGCTCTCGGCTGACGGGTACCTCCTACACCATCATCCCCGACCGCATCGAGGCGGGCACCTACCTGCTGGCCGCGCTGGCCACCCGGGGCGAGATCGTGCTCGAAAACGTCATCCCCAAGCATCTCGAGTCGCTGCTGGCCAAGCTGGAGGAGGCGGGGGCGCGCATCGAGGTGGGCCTGGACCACCTGGCGGCCTCCTGCCCGCGACGTCCATCGGCCATCTCCGTCAAGACCCTCCCGTATCCCGGCTTCCCCACCGACCTGCAGCCTCAGCTGACGGCCTTCCTGCTGACGGCCGAGGGCACGAGCATCGTGACGGAGCGGGTCTTCGAGGATCGGTTCCGTCACGTCGACGAGCTCAAGCGCATGGGCGCTCAGATCCGCACCGACAGCCGGACGGCCATCATCTCCGGGGTGGAGCGCCTCACGGGCGCGCCGGTGACGGCGACGGATCTGCGGACCGGCGCGGCGCTCGTCATCGCGGCGCTGTCGGCCACCGGTGAGACCGTCATCGACCAGTTCCATCACGTGCGACGGGGCTACGACCGCATGGTCGAGAAGCTGGCGGAGCTGGGCGCGGATATCGAGTACTGGTGA